In Montipora foliosa isolate CH-2021 chromosome 9, ASM3666993v2, whole genome shotgun sequence, the DNA window AAACAAGTCCCGAACGAGACGATTTGTCAATTAATTTCAGTAAACAGTTACTTGATACCACTTGTCGTGCGTTTTAACTCGCAACTCTTTGGATCTGGACGAGATGTAAATTTGTGCAAATTCCTCAGAAGTCATCCAACTCTATGGTAACAGCTGAAGTCTCGGATCTAAAATTGGCATCATTATAACGGGTCTTGGTCACGATTTTGCGCTTTTTGTCAAACCATATCACAGTCTTCACATTGCAGAGGTTTCACAACGGTTTTTGAAAATTTACCGCGTTTTTCGGCCAGTGAAACATCGCGGTTTCTAAAGTTATGCACAGGTGACACCATTCTCTTCATGAGGCGTCACGCGTACTTACAAAAAGTTTAGCTAGAGTGGGGTTAGCAAAGGGATGGTCCTAAAAGTAATTTTAGTTCATATTCATGCAACCCTTAACTCATGTTGCTCTTGCTAACATTGACTAGTGTAGGGAAACAAgagtgaaaagaaaatagtTGTGCCAATCATTtggcaaagaaaatttaactgtggatttcttttgtattgCCCACTCCACCCTAAAAGTTTATATGACAGCTTTTCAAGACAGGCACGCGCATTTGAAAGTAACACGTGTTTGTCTGTCACATTTCCTATCACAGAAATGGAGTCCTCTAATTTACAGTTAGAAGACAACTTTGGTGATGAAAAGAGTCCGAAGAAACGGAAATGGAAAGACGCaagccttgaagaagaagatggtGGTGGGTTGAATGTTTTTGAAACCAAATGATTTCATCTGTAGttgaactttgaaaaaaaaattgttgacatTTTAAAACATTTCTAATTGATCAGATGACTGCTTAAACAATCTCTCCTCCACGTTGCGAAACGTTTGTAATTGCTTTGGTGTAGGAGGTCTTTACAATGCAAAGAAGAGGTATGTTAAAGAAATTAAATAGCAGAACGAACCGGTGGTACAAATCGAAGGAGACCATTAAAACTTAATTAACACAATGCCAAAATCAATTCAACTGACCAAACAACGTACAGGGCGAAATAATATTGTTCACcaacattatttttgttatGCACCAGTCACAGATCGTTGTTTTACtgatacagaaacaaccctaaccgtttataaatgctaacattaggcctaaaaacgtctgtttagacctaattaggcctaaaggtAGCTTTAATTAATGTGTAGGAGGACTCTGTGTATTTGTAAAACGATGACCTGTGACTAACTCTAAgttgtgacctgtgacctgtgtttgtACTACCCTGCAGCTGGTGCCGGAGATTCTATTTTCTTTCACGAGGAGCGAGCAGTTAAAACGGAGTTATCGTCATCAAAAtggcaaaagtgaaaaaacaaaaatttatgtTTGTATTAAAATCCATCAACCTGAGCAGAGGGGAGTAAGATTTTAATGAGAGAGGGTGAAATTAACCGCTCGCTCCTcgtgaaagaaaaatagaacctctggcacccagggtatgtTTGTACCTGCCACAAAAGAAACCAGATGATAACTTAATGACAAAAACTTTCAGAATTAGTCTTAAgagcaaaattaattaatgtttgGACCAAAACAGTGCCGTAAAATTTTTCCATCCCAACAAAAACACAGTACAAACATTTTATGATACGAAAGTGTTTTGTGATGTATGTTTAGCAAAAGGGGCAAATTATGCATGGACACTGCAATAGTTATTATGGAGAGCACTTTACAACCAGGGAGATCCAGTCCCACTCTGTCAAGGCTTGCATTACATGTCCCTTGAATAATCTCTGCCAATGAAAGAAAATCATTACTGTCCCCACACCCAGAAAAATGCAGAGTTACAAAAGCAAAACGCCACGGCCATGTCCCTGTTATTTCCCCACTTCGTCCTGGGGTCCAGACTATGTTGCCctatagacttaactgattagagtgtaaggtgaagtgctagtgTTATACCccgtatgaaccatgtgagcgttaaccctactaatggaaatgggcccacacaaggacatctgaccttgtagctcagtcggtagagcagcggtgatctaacccgaaggtcgtggtttcaattcccatcctggtcagagttttctctgtccttgtgtgggcccgttTCCATCAGTAGTTGTATGTTGCCCTATAACTTGAGGTAGGCAAAAAGATGGACACCTGTAAATTTTATTCTTTCCAATGCCAGATGATTTGATTTGTTAATGGGTGAAAGGTTGAAACTGCCCCTCTGGTTTCCCATGATCATCATTCTCATCCATTCTATTCCATTTTCCGAGCTTTTTCCCTGTTGTCTAGTCTTTGCTGTAGTACAATGCACCAAACCCTATAGGTTGTCATGATGGTATCTCATGTGATTCAGCTCTAACTCTGCTCCAAACAAAGTGGTCCAGGATGCTCAATTCATTTCTGGataactccccccccccccccctcccctcctctcccTAGTATCTCTGGGTGTAACAGATGAATATGACACAATATTTCTGTGTATCATTGCAGGAAGATAGAGAGTACATTTGGTCGTCTGTTACCACTGAGTAGTGGTAAGGTGGTagagttttaattttcatttctttttgtgGGGAGCAAATTACcggtatataattttttttttcttagccaATCCAAGTTATTGTGTGGCACTAAATTTTGGGGTCTTGACAAATGGCGAGTCACACAAATCTTGCATTTAAGTCGAAGCACCCAATTCAAATAGTGCTgacaaacagtatttaagttGAAACACCCATTTTGAAATGGTtagtttcaataactgtgtggcTTTCCTGTTGACTCACATGGCTCGCCGGCTCACATTGTACAACCGCAAATTTTTTGGGCTCTTGTCTTTGCCATTATACTTTCAAAAGGCCCACTTGCTGTTAAATATTCTGTAGACGAAAGTCACCACATGGACAGTACACATGTATACTGCATTGTTCATACAAATCAAgtgtttttgctaaaataaatattttttttttcgttagaAGCAAAAGGCAACAACACAGAAGTAGACAAAATTCTGTTATAAAAAATGAATGCAACTTTctgaaaataagaaaaactagTTTCTGGGGGAAAAATACTCAGGTCTCTCCCAATTTCTTGCATGCAAAATTATTAGTTCTACTAAAAAAAAACTTCTATACAACCAACATTATTATCAGTTTTGGTCATGTCACATTTACATGAAGAAAAGCTCTTATTTGGCTTGAAACATCATCTCAaaccctatatatatatatggacaCCAGAAACTAAAATCACCccaaaatattatttcctgtaGACTGGAATCTTGGAGATAAAATTCAAATGCTGTCAATGGATATGAAGCAGAGGTATGTATCCAACTTGGCCATTATTCAATATGAAATTTAGGATGCATGGAAGTATTCACTTGGATTCAGTGCAGTCTACGAGTTCAAATCACTAAAACTGCTGTACTACCGTTTTGTTACAATTTTGTTAcattgttttattatactgtTCGGATCTACATTCATTAATTGGAATCAAAATATATTAGATCTTTGatgcaaaattaatgtacattgTACAGTGTATCACTACAGAGGCAAAAGCTAAGATGTTCACTTGGACGAATGGGGCACAATCAAAGGCCCCAATACCTTAGTTAAGTGCCATTCAAGAGCAAATCACAGCAACCATATCCAAATAACTCAATATAGAACCTGTTCACAGAccacattttattttattgcttgAACTCCAATTAAAATTAGATATGGCCAATGCAATTCATGTACTTTTCTGCTCATCTGTGGCCTATTGCTAAAAAATGGTTAGGCAACCATAAAATCCTAACTTTTTGCAGATGTTTTGGAAACATATTTGATATATACTTTTTTACTATCATTATGTCAAGTTTCCTATTATGTCATCAGATATGGAAAGGAATTGTCTGAGATGTCTTTTCGGCTATTGGGCCTGATGAAGCAAGTTTCACAACTGTTTAAAGAGCTACATGGAGGTGATTGTAACTGTTCAACTGTCTGGCGTTAGCTGGAGTATAATCCATACTGGCATGCTTAGAGGTGAAAAGGTTAAGGAGGCAGTTTTTTAATGGATAGAGCAGTGATAAAAGATCGTCAATGAAATTCTTGTATATAGAAATTCATTGGTTGCCAATGTCACTGAAATTCAGACTGTCAATACTACATGTAGCACAGGAGACTTTGTGGTTTATTGAGTATCTATGAAACTCTCAAAATAAATGCCACCTATTAGACCTTTAGATGAAGGCAACTTTGTACTTGAGATCAGTTTTGTCATAGTCACCAAAGCTCTGTCACCAATATCTCAGGCAAGGTTGGTCGACACCAAAAATGAATCTTTAGGATCTAAGAGGTTACCGTGGCCCACAAGGGATATGCtgcaaattaaataaagttgctacaaaattaaaattcttcAAGTTTAAAGTAGTTGCTGCAAATTTATAAAAAgggttgctgcaaattaaaaagcaGAAAATATGCGCATGCACATTCCAATAATTCTTTTGTGAAACTCATGCCATAACATCTTGTCACACTTTTCCAAGGCTCAGCATTCCTCGTTCCTTTAAACGTGCATCCTTGACTTCTGTTTCCTCAAAATGTTTTGCATGTCTTGTGGAACAGAATGGGTTTCAGCAGCACAGTTTCAGCAGCACAGTTTCAGCATCTTTGAAGGGCATCATGCCCTATACAATAATTAAATTTTTCAATACACATGTCCCACATGTAGATATTTTTAACCCCTTCTCTCTCGAGACACATCTTGTTCCACTGTTCTCAttcattttttaatttgtttgttcgttcatttatttatttcgttttcATCTTTCACCCTTGGTTTTGTCTCTCTTGTACCATTCTGTTCAAGAGATACCGTAACAATGTCCTTGTTCAGCAGTTACATCTAGCTCCAGCTATTACGTGGTATTCAGTGGCAAGGGAAGTAAAATATTTGACTCCTTGATTCAAATGAAAGTGCGCCTGGTCATACCACCgtgtgatgtacatgtacatgttagcTGTTTAACTTGAATAATTTCAGATCACTTgctattttccttttatttcttCAGGGAGAAAATTTTTAAAGGACATCACGATGGACATTTTCCTCAAGGTGCATGTGTTGGTGTATTATTGAGTATTGAGAGAACTTCTTTTCAGCCAGTGTGCCTGAAGTTTTATTCCCTGGTTCCATGTAATCTGTTGATTAAGTTTGTTGTCTTCTTTTTTCCCCTATCATAAAAAAGACAACATAATTAATTTTAGagcaatgattattattattgtccatTATTCATTATCACTGCAATCAACATGTAATAATGTATctttaaaaagtttttcttgAGAAGTTTTGCTGAATTTAAAGAGTTAATTTAATAAATTGTGTTGTAGAGCTGTTGTGAAACACTCAAAAATTGGGTGATAATGCCGTCAAAACTACCAGAATGCAAAAGTGTTTCCAAAAAAATcgttaattaatttgtttgttttgatagGATGTGAAAACAAGGCCATCATTACCCGTACCAATTCAGTACGTAGAAATTGGTCTTTGGAAACAAGTCATGCACATTAACCAACAGATTTGCCACCAAATGGAGGAAATGGACAAAATGGATTTAGGATCTTCTGATAAGAAAAAAGTGTGAATCTGCATGTTCCTAGAGTATTCTACTTGCTCTCATAACTTATGCACATGTTACATGGTTCAGAAAGCAAAGAAggttaaataatatttaacaatttcaACTTTGGTTGACTAAGATTGTCACTTTTTTTATGTTTcgtttttatgttttatttggAACCCCACAGCACAAAAATCTTTTCTGTTCAACTGGCTTAACTGAAAGTCATTCCAGGAAGTACATGTACGCTGTTGCAAACTCGTGCAGAAATTTATTTCTAAACAGGATGGTTACCGGTACCTTCTTTTGTTACTCAGTAAGTTTTACCAAactgtaatgttttttttttacatctgCACACGTAGGAAAATGTAGCTGAACCAACAGAAGACCAAACAGATGTAAACAAGGGATCTGATGTGGTGAGTTGATTTTTCCTAACCCTAACACTTCCACAAACACTGATGTGGCATAATTATGGTGATGGTGACGAATCCGATCCGACAGACAGATGGATTGATGCATCACCTACACGCAATCCACGCATTGGCCAACAGTTGGTTGACTGTAGACCAATTAACGCATTGGCTAACTTGTAAAGTCAACTCATTGGTTGGATTAGATTTGTTACCATTACCTTACTGtgaattttcataattctgcggaattcatcttcaagcgccaatggccaaactgcgttttggcttccatcaatcaaacttctgacaccaaccacagatgacgaaatcaattgatgcgtgacaTAACCCACCAATCtgagcatctttggttcccacagTACATTCATACATTCGAACTCAACGCCAATGGAAAGCGATGGGAATCTTTTTACcgaagaatttctaaaaacatATCATAATGATGTTCAAACTGTGtattaaacaaaaactccaattcactttccagAGGCGGAGTAGATATTTCcggctatgttcggaaatttgattgatggaagccgaAATGCATTTTGGCACTTAGAGCTTGATGGTAAGATTCCGCAGAATAAGCATTATGAAAACCGCAGTAATAATTATGCTTGTaggaaaataacaagaaaacgTTCCTGCTGAAGCATTACACGTTACAAGTATGGGAAGCCATGTTGTTTCTCTTCTTAATTCCAGTCAAGCCTTAGTGAAGGTTCTAGCACCcaacaaaattaatagtctgaCGTTGCTCATCACCATCATGTTAACCAGTTAAAATTAATGCCCCCAAAGCACTATAATCACTCGTATAccaaataattaaaggtgttgAAAGATCTATCAAGTTTGGCTGGCAAGAAAGTAGTTGACCCTTGGAAAATTTCTTTACATATAGCGTCCTTGTTATAGTTCTCGCAATAATAATTGCTAACAGTAAACTGCAATGTAGAGAGATCTTCATGAAGACATTAGAGATCTTTAAAAAGCCGGGCTTAACAATATTTATGATTTAGTTTCACCACTCGCTGCCAAAATGCAAATGTGAGACAGTGAGGGTTCATGGGATAATTTGTTTTCAGTGTtgcattatcattattaaaatCATGTTTTTAAAAATGCCATGTTAATCAAGAAGAATAAAGCAGCATTAAGTAAAGCAATTTCACAAACAAACTGTACATTATTCTTATCTTGAAACACTTTAATTTGTTCTTCGTCCTGCAGAATGACAAGAAAAGCACATTCCGTGACTATTACATGGACATGGTAACTGCCAATTTCGGTGATGACCTAGACCACCTCCGAAAGGTTGAGATGATTTTCTTTTCTACTTAATTACCAACTTCACCTTCCAAATGGACACAGTATCTAGGGTGGGCTCAGCTTGCATCCCCTTTTTTATATAGACcaaattcataaatggcggccaaaaaaatgttcttttctttatgtgctaattagactcactagcctcgctctcaagcaacatttcttttgtattttgtacatgcaaacgaggctagtgagtcttattagcacataaacaaaagaatatttttttggccgccatttatgcattcggtctttTGAGGTCCAAAAACCTTTGCAGTTTTACTGTTTACACAATTGTTAATTTGCCCTTATTGTTATTTACTTTAGTTTCCGAGATAAGACCAGAAAATAGAGGGCCAATGTTGTCCCCCGTTCTTTTTACAGGAACTGTGCTATTTTCTGTCAAATTTGTGGGTCACTGCCAGGACCGTTCTCaaattctttttatttttccttgcaGGAAGGTAGTTTAGACCCGAGAAAAATTGAGATGCTTATAGACTGCTTGGAAATTGGGAAGGACATCTGGTCCGACTTGGAAAAGAGCTTGTTGCAACGTGTGGGACCATGAAAATTTTTTGGCATAATCCGCCAAGCCTGGCAAATGGAAGAGGGTGTCCTAAATTCTCCCTCCTTCACAATTTTAGGGGTACTGCCAGGCGAAGCAATCTATTCAGAAACTCTAATGCTAGACAAGTGTCATAGTTGTTTTAATAATTGCACGTGGGACTTCACATGTGAAACAATAGACGGAAGAAAAACTTCATTTTCATTCAACGAAACAGCCAAATACAGAAATATCTATTGTCAGTTAACTGACCCTCATCAAGTTTGTACACGCTCATTTCACTTGATACATTGAACGTATGTTAATAAAACATAAATGTACAtgtgaagtgtgggttatagagGGAAGAGATAAGTGATCCCCAATTGGCCCATACACACCTAAAGTGCCACCAATCAATGAGTAAAACGGTCTGGCGTTAGACTGAGTAAACTCTAGAAGTCTCACTCTCGCGTTGTTATTGTGAAGATCACCATTATATACTTTTGTTGCAAGCCTTAGCAAGACACCAACTTGCAAGATCGGTCAAGCCCTCCACAATTGCCCCAAAATAACGTAACCATTTGAAACTGAAGTCACTGGTAACAAGAAAATTTAATGGTTGTAG includes these proteins:
- the LOC137970057 gene encoding uncharacterized protein, which produces MKSQRRYITKEMESSNLQLEDNFGDEKSPKKRKWKDASLEEEDGDDCLNNLSSTLRNVCNCFGVGGLYNAKKRKIESTFGRLLPLSSDWNLGDKIQMLSMDMKQRYGKELSEMSFRLLGLMKQVSQLFKELHGGRKFLKDITMDIFLKDVKTRPSLPVPIQYVEIGLWKQVMHINQQICHQMEEMDKMDLGSSDKKKENVAEPTEDQTDVNKGSDVNDKKSTFRDYYMDMVTANFGDDLDHLRKEGSLDPRKIEMLIDCLEIGKDIWSDLEKSLLQRVGP